The Hymenobacter monticola genome has a window encoding:
- a CDS encoding PP2C family serine/threonine-protein phosphatase: MSPEHPISAQPSSEPTPSIEGTPPAETTAGQASSIENQAAISPDSEQFPLPDVVSSPAQPEPLEAGAAPQLSQPAELVYPAPLTEGTPIVQQPAPASEAPTAAPEEVAPAVAPTAIADEVIAVVEPVPPVAPQAVAALIEPALPIAPAVAPVVEASNGVFVSGKAIVLPNGKVGESYSFKFTPDVVDLGSCLNIRVLGPEGLGLTFDQATQALAGMPSLAGQHELRLSYQPATAKAGDPAHIRALQWYVNPDPRSLWTEHEPAADLLARKDHVAHQIVAEGPKTIVAASRRGRSHAKDAKFREDDFRCYFQTESKSYVLAVADGAGSATMSREGSRLACETATDHVLSALSGETSAKLRQLTDAYDAAEGSPESRKALQDELYKLLGNAALLAARQITQTAEAAGHVARDYATTLLLALCHPTANGWLVGAFWIGDGGLGLYRRQEGIRLLGEPDGGEYSGQTRFLTMKETFEASSLYGRVRFELVPDFDALVLMSDGITDALFQTDSNLAKSEKWGELLDGINSAAPLQRDNQELGAQLSEWLNFWVKGEYDDRTIAILF, translated from the coding sequence ATGAGCCCCGAACACCCTATTTCTGCTCAACCGTCCTCCGAACCAACTCCGTCAATTGAAGGAACTCCCCCCGCCGAGACCACAGCGGGGCAAGCGTCTTCAATTGAGAACCAAGCAGCCATATCACCTGATTCGGAACAGTTCCCGTTGCCTGATGTAGTGTCCTCGCCGGCTCAGCCAGAGCCGCTGGAAGCAGGTGCAGCACCCCAGCTTAGCCAACCGGCAGAACTGGTATACCCAGCCCCCCTTACCGAAGGAACCCCGATTGTTCAGCAGCCAGCGCCGGCCAGCGAAGCGCCAACTGCGGCTCCTGAAGAAGTGGCACCTGCAGTCGCGCCAACCGCAATTGCTGATGAGGTAATCGCAGTAGTTGAGCCTGTTCCACCGGTAGCGCCTCAAGCAGTAGCGGCACTAATAGAACCTGCACTGCCTATAGCCCCCGCTGTTGCGCCAGTAGTGGAGGCTTCTAACGGGGTATTCGTCAGTGGTAAAGCCATCGTTCTGCCAAATGGTAAGGTCGGTGAATCCTATTCGTTTAAATTCACCCCGGATGTAGTTGACCTGGGCTCCTGCCTCAATATTCGGGTGCTAGGTCCTGAGGGGCTCGGCCTGACATTTGACCAAGCTACGCAGGCTTTGGCCGGCATGCCTTCGCTAGCTGGACAGCACGAGCTACGGCTGAGCTATCAGCCGGCGACGGCTAAAGCTGGTGACCCTGCGCACATTCGCGCCTTGCAGTGGTATGTTAACCCTGACCCTCGCTCCCTTTGGACGGAACATGAGCCAGCGGCCGACTTGTTGGCACGCAAAGACCATGTTGCCCATCAAATAGTAGCGGAGGGCCCGAAAACGATTGTTGCCGCTAGCCGGCGCGGGAGGTCCCACGCCAAGGATGCCAAGTTTCGGGAAGATGACTTCCGGTGTTATTTCCAGACTGAATCAAAAAGCTATGTCCTAGCCGTTGCTGACGGTGCAGGGTCAGCTACCATGTCTCGTGAGGGCTCACGCCTGGCTTGTGAAACGGCCACTGACCACGTTTTAAGCGCCCTTAGCGGGGAAACGTCAGCCAAGCTTCGGCAGCTCACCGATGCGTACGATGCAGCGGAAGGAAGTCCTGAATCCCGCAAGGCCCTGCAGGACGAACTATACAAGCTGCTGGGCAATGCAGCGCTGTTAGCCGCCCGGCAAATCACCCAAACGGCAGAAGCTGCAGGGCACGTCGCCCGTGATTATGCCACAACACTGCTGCTGGCACTTTGCCATCCCACAGCGAACGGCTGGCTTGTCGGGGCTTTCTGGATTGGCGATGGTGGACTGGGGCTGTACCGGCGTCAGGAAGGTATCCGCCTCCTGGGGGAGCCGGATGGAGGAGAGTACTCCGGTCAGACCCGCTTTCTGACTATGAAAGAAACATTTGAGGCCAGTTCGCTCTATGGCCGGGTACGCTTTGAACTGGTGCCGGATTTTGATGCGCTGGTACTCATGTCTGATGGCATCACTGACGCTTTGTTTCAGACGGATTCTAACCTGGCTAAATCCGAGAAATGGGGAGAACTGCTGGATGGCATCAACAGCGCAGCGCCGTTGCAGCGGGATAATCAGGAGTTAGGGGCACAGCTCAGCGAATGGCTTAATTTCTGGGTTAAGGGAGAGTACGACGACCGCACCATTGCCATCTTGTTCTAA
- a CDS encoding vWA domain-containing protein — protein sequence MRRLPVYLLLDTSGSMSGEPIEAVKNGMQVLVSALRQDPYALETAYLSVITFDNTARQVVPLTELSDFQIPDLKATTTTSLGAALQLLAETTDHEVKKSTADQKGDWRPVVFIMTDGEPTDDWRKGLAEFKKRKFGIVVACAAGAGANTSVLQEITESVVQLDTADSKTIQAFFKWVSASVSSSSRSVESAGKELIGLQELPPPPAEVNVVI from the coding sequence ATGAGAAGATTACCCGTCTATCTGTTGCTGGATACGTCCGGCTCCATGAGTGGAGAGCCCATTGAAGCGGTTAAAAACGGCATGCAAGTGTTGGTCAGTGCCCTTCGGCAAGACCCCTATGCCCTGGAGACTGCTTACTTAAGCGTTATCACGTTTGATAACACCGCTCGCCAAGTAGTGCCTCTAACTGAATTATCTGATTTTCAGATACCTGACCTGAAAGCTACGACTACCACCAGCTTGGGCGCGGCCCTGCAGCTATTGGCCGAAACCACTGACCACGAAGTTAAAAAGTCAACTGCTGACCAAAAAGGTGACTGGCGGCCTGTCGTTTTCATCATGACCGATGGGGAGCCTACCGATGACTGGCGCAAGGGCCTGGCTGAATTCAAGAAACGTAAGTTTGGAATCGTTGTCGCGTGCGCGGCAGGTGCGGGTGCTAACACAAGCGTCCTACAGGAAATCACTGAATCGGTGGTGCAGCTCGATACGGCTGACTCCAAAACCATTCAAGCGTTCTTCAAGTGGGTTTCTGCTTCGGTTAGCAGCAGCAGCCGTTCGGTTGAATCGGCCGGTAAAGAACTCATTGGCCTGCAAGAGCTGCCTCCTCCTCCGGCGGAAGTTAACGTAGTCATTTAA
- a CDS encoding TerD family protein, with amino-acid sequence MAISLQKGQKVDVGLSKISVGLGWNPNEGTGQAFDLDASAFMLGEGRKLVSDAHFIFYNNTDSPDQAVHYSGDDTTGGNSDGDDETILIDLQKVSADVQEILFIVTIHEAATRKQNFGQVRSSYIRIVDQGSSSEIAKYELDEDFSIETGIEFGRLYRRDGQWKFEASGIGQQEELGFFLSKYNA; translated from the coding sequence ATGGCAATCTCCCTACAAAAAGGTCAAAAAGTTGACGTTGGCCTGTCTAAAATAAGCGTTGGCCTGGGCTGGAACCCTAACGAAGGCACCGGCCAAGCATTCGACCTCGACGCCTCCGCATTCATGCTGGGCGAAGGCCGTAAGCTGGTTTCGGACGCGCACTTTATCTTCTACAACAACACGGATTCCCCTGACCAGGCTGTTCATTACAGCGGTGACGATACGACCGGGGGCAATTCGGACGGTGACGACGAGACTATCCTGATTGACCTGCAGAAGGTCAGCGCAGACGTTCAGGAAATTCTTTTCATTGTAACCATCCACGAAGCCGCTACCCGCAAGCAGAATTTTGGCCAAGTGCGTAGCTCCTACATCCGCATCGTAGACCAGGGCTCCAGCTCGGAGATTGCCAAATACGAGCTAGACGAGGATTTCTCGATTGAAACCGGCATCGAATTTGGCCGCCTTTACCGTCGTGACGGGCAGTGGAAGTTCGAAGCTTCCGGCATCGGGCAGCAGGAAGAACTGGGCTTCTTCCTCAGCAAATACAACGCGTAA
- a CDS encoding HAD family hydrolase, with protein MAVQTISLDLWGTLVRANTDFKQAKINLVQEHFHSGLDPEKILDTQRAVKLHYDHLVEAWGVQPTQATLYSDWLCRLELVPEKYPFGHLAQFIDKYQAAAYKFPALPYDTNTTENLRLLARDFKLVLISNTLFVSGITLRAWLQSLGWMDFFDQLIFSDEVSLAKPDPRIFSLAHHRPDTHIGDNPRTDAFGARQAGVAFIGVHGPYEHTLTDAYNRLKNG; from the coding sequence ATGGCTGTACAAACTATATCGCTTGACTTGTGGGGGACGCTTGTGCGTGCTAATACCGACTTTAAGCAAGCTAAAATCAATCTGGTTCAGGAGCACTTTCACTCTGGCCTCGACCCGGAAAAGATTCTGGACACGCAACGAGCGGTTAAGCTTCATTATGACCATTTGGTCGAAGCGTGGGGGGTGCAGCCTACCCAGGCGACCCTTTACAGTGATTGGCTGTGCCGACTTGAGTTGGTTCCGGAAAAATACCCATTCGGGCATTTAGCACAATTCATTGATAAATATCAAGCTGCCGCTTATAAGTTTCCAGCGCTTCCCTACGATACAAACACCACTGAGAACCTGAGGTTGTTAGCTCGTGATTTCAAGCTGGTCTTGATAAGCAATACGCTTTTCGTCTCGGGAATAACCCTGCGCGCATGGCTGCAGTCGCTTGGCTGGATGGACTTTTTTGACCAGTTGATTTTCTCAGATGAAGTGTCGCTAGCTAAGCCGGACCCTCGGATTTTTAGTCTCGCGCATCATCGTCCTGATACACATATCGGGGACAACCCCCGCACCGATGCTTTCGGCGCTCGACAGGCGGGAGTAGCTTTTATCGGTGTCCATGGTCCTTATGAACATACTCTAACAGATGCCTACAACCGCCTTAAGAACGGG
- a CDS encoding vWA domain-containing protein, with translation MRRLPVYILLDTSGSMRGEPIEAVKNGLEVLVRTLRQDPFTLESVHLSLHTFDREVKILLPLTALEDLQLPDVTTPDSGPTHLGAALELLCAQYDKEIIKGTATQKGDWMPLLFIITDGSPSDLQLYRQMVEQVKKRRFASIVACAAGPKGKDEYLKELTSTVIHLDTADSNTFQQYFKWVSATVSSGNRSLGASDSLPPLPPPPPEVHLLI, from the coding sequence ATGCGCCGGCTGCCCGTCTATATACTGCTTGACACTTCGGGGTCAATGCGTGGCGAACCCATTGAGGCTGTGAAAAACGGGCTTGAAGTGCTGGTGCGTACGCTTCGGCAGGACCCCTTCACACTCGAATCGGTGCACCTGAGTCTGCATACGTTCGACCGGGAAGTTAAAATCCTGCTTCCGCTCACTGCGCTGGAAGATTTGCAGCTTCCCGATGTCACAACTCCTGACTCCGGGCCTACTCATTTAGGGGCAGCGCTGGAACTGCTATGTGCACAGTATGACAAAGAGATTATTAAGGGCACAGCCACCCAAAAGGGCGACTGGATGCCGTTACTCTTCATCATCACCGATGGCAGTCCTTCTGATTTACAACTCTACCGCCAAATGGTTGAGCAAGTGAAGAAGCGGCGCTTTGCTAGTATTGTGGCGTGTGCGGCCGGCCCGAAAGGGAAAGATGAGTACCTGAAAGAGCTAACGTCAACGGTGATTCACTTGGATACTGCGGACAGCAATACCTTTCAGCAATACTTTAAGTGGGTATCCGCAACGGTCAGCAGCGGCAACCGCAGTTTGGGGGCCAGCGATTCCCTGCCACCCCTGCCGCCCCCACCGCCCGAAGTTCATTTATTGATATGA
- a CDS encoding TerC family protein, whose translation MTNYLQEIINNPLPSLAIVGNLFIIESMLSIDNAAVLATMVSDLPKAQQQKALRYGIIGAYVFRGLCMLFASFLIQFWFLKPLGGLYLLYLVYDNFKDKSSDGDEEIDKQGNWLYRSTLGLMGPFWATVALIELMDLAFSIDNVLAVVAYTDNLILVCVGVFIGILAMRLVAQAFVLLMGKYPFLETAAFIVIGILGAKLMLSPFEHFMPTHPFSHFLSSQATEIGMTVLTILIFVVPIVYTMLTKRKKSNAAGA comes from the coding sequence ATGACGAACTATCTACAAGAGATTATTAACAACCCGTTGCCCTCGTTGGCGATTGTGGGGAACCTGTTCATCATCGAGAGCATGCTCTCGATTGATAACGCCGCAGTCTTGGCTACGATGGTTTCAGACTTACCAAAAGCTCAGCAGCAGAAAGCCTTGCGTTACGGCATCATCGGAGCCTACGTTTTTCGTGGCCTCTGCATGTTGTTTGCGTCTTTTCTGATTCAGTTTTGGTTTCTGAAGCCTCTGGGGGGACTGTATCTGCTCTACCTGGTATATGACAATTTCAAAGACAAGTCCTCGGATGGGGACGAAGAGATTGATAAGCAGGGAAACTGGCTGTATCGTAGCACCCTGGGACTGATGGGACCGTTCTGGGCTACGGTGGCCCTCATTGAATTGATGGACCTGGCGTTCTCCATCGATAACGTGCTGGCTGTAGTTGCCTACACAGACAACCTTATCTTGGTATGCGTTGGTGTTTTCATTGGCATTCTCGCAATGCGTTTGGTTGCACAAGCCTTCGTTCTGCTGATGGGAAAATACCCCTTCCTCGAAACAGCGGCATTCATTGTGATTGGGATTCTAGGGGCCAAGCTCATGCTCTCGCCCTTCGAGCACTTCATGCCCACGCATCCGTTTAGCCATTTTCTAAGCAGCCAGGCAACCGAAATCGGGATGACAGTTCTCACCATCCTCATTTTTGTCGTGCCTATTGTCTATACCATGCTTACCAAACGGAAAAAGTCCAACGCTGCCGGGGCCTAG
- a CDS encoding helix-hairpin-helix domain-containing protein: MANVISLTAHDGSLVEYVDAIIGQGGMKDVYFSPDKSYVVCFFRTKADAATRDRLLTIAATYRDRIFNQAGGDFWQNLFCWPTKVVEHEGRLGIVTPTYQPQFFFKVGSRNNDFLAIKGKEKEGKWFASAFHQNKNLDPQEKGDFYKYLQICLNISRAVRRMHAAGLAHSDLSYKNVLIDPTSGKAAIIDIDGLVVPGKYPPDVIGTPDFIAPEVLATLSLDYHDKGRKFPNIATDRHALAVMIYMYLLRRHPLRGRKVNDPDPTRDEELSMGANALFVEHPTDKSNRPNPADMKPSYLPWGDIDKLSYSICGPYLKKLFDRAFTVGLKTPSERPTADDWETALIKTVDLLQPCSNPACEQKWYVFDNSTVPKCPYCGTAYVGPLPMLNLYAKTPKGQFSFENHRLMVYSNQYIYRWHTLRSVVPNEKLKADEKQPVGYFVFHNGRWVLVNQRMTGLRDIDEGKDIPTGQMLELRDGQKILLSNEDGGRLAIVQISNGK, encoded by the coding sequence ATGGCCAACGTCATTTCGCTTACGGCACACGACGGCTCGCTTGTCGAGTATGTAGATGCCATCATTGGGCAGGGGGGCATGAAGGACGTATACTTCAGCCCCGATAAGAGCTACGTGGTATGCTTTTTCCGCACGAAGGCGGATGCGGCTACCCGCGACCGTCTTCTAACGATTGCCGCCACGTACCGGGACCGTATTTTCAACCAAGCCGGGGGCGATTTCTGGCAGAACCTGTTTTGCTGGCCCACCAAAGTCGTCGAGCACGAGGGGCGGTTGGGGATTGTAACGCCAACGTATCAGCCGCAATTTTTCTTTAAAGTAGGCTCCCGCAACAACGACTTCCTAGCCATCAAGGGCAAGGAAAAAGAGGGCAAATGGTTTGCCTCGGCATTCCACCAGAATAAGAATCTGGACCCGCAGGAAAAGGGCGACTTCTACAAGTACCTACAAATCTGTCTGAACATCAGCCGGGCCGTACGGCGCATGCATGCTGCAGGCCTGGCCCACTCTGACTTGTCATACAAGAATGTCCTGATTGACCCAACTTCAGGCAAAGCAGCTATCATTGACATTGACGGACTGGTGGTACCAGGGAAGTACCCACCCGACGTAATCGGTACGCCCGACTTCATTGCCCCGGAAGTTCTTGCGACTCTGAGCCTGGATTACCACGACAAAGGGCGCAAGTTTCCAAACATAGCAACCGACCGGCACGCCCTGGCCGTGATGATATACATGTACTTGCTGCGGCGGCACCCGCTGCGGGGGCGCAAAGTCAATGACCCAGACCCCACCCGGGACGAGGAGCTGTCGATGGGAGCCAACGCGTTGTTCGTCGAGCATCCAACCGACAAAAGCAACCGGCCCAATCCGGCCGATATGAAGCCCAGCTACCTGCCCTGGGGCGACATTGATAAACTATCCTATAGTATCTGTGGCCCCTATCTCAAAAAGCTTTTTGACCGCGCCTTCACGGTAGGACTCAAAACGCCATCTGAGCGGCCGACTGCCGATGATTGGGAAACCGCGCTTATCAAAACAGTGGACTTGCTGCAACCGTGCTCCAATCCGGCGTGCGAACAGAAATGGTATGTGTTCGACAACTCGACCGTCCCGAAGTGCCCCTACTGTGGCACGGCCTACGTTGGCCCCCTGCCCATGCTCAACCTCTACGCCAAGACACCTAAAGGGCAGTTTAGCTTTGAGAACCACCGCCTAATGGTGTATAGCAACCAATACATTTACCGCTGGCATACCCTACGTAGCGTGGTTCCTAACGAAAAGCTCAAAGCTGACGAAAAGCAGCCCGTCGGCTACTTCGTTTTCCATAATGGCCGCTGGGTCCTGGTAAATCAGCGCATGACCGGGCTGCGCGATATTGACGAAGGCAAGGACATTCCTACCGGGCAAATGCTGGAGCTGCGCGACGGCCAGAAAATTCTACTTTCCAACGAAGACGGGGGCCGCTTGGCCATTGTACAAATCAGTAACGGCAAATAA
- a CDS encoding TerD family protein, producing MAISLQKGQKIDIGLSRISVGLGWNPNEGSGHDFDLDASAFMINAARKIPAEEYFIFYGNTDSPDQGLHHTGDDPTGGNSADGDDETIEVDLSKVGDSIQEILFVVTIHEASLRKQNFGQVRSSYIRIVDQGNGSEIAKYELGEDFSIETGVEFGRLYRRDNKWRFEASGIGYKEELAFFLGKYYSGQIIN from the coding sequence ATGGCAATCAGTCTACAAAAAGGACAAAAGATAGATATTGGCCTTTCTCGCATTAGCGTTGGCCTGGGCTGGAACCCCAATGAAGGCAGCGGCCATGATTTCGATTTGGATGCTTCTGCCTTCATGATTAACGCGGCGCGCAAGATTCCAGCAGAAGAGTACTTCATCTTCTATGGCAACACTGACTCGCCTGACCAAGGCCTGCATCACACTGGCGATGACCCTACTGGGGGCAACAGCGCTGATGGCGATGATGAGACCATTGAGGTTGACTTGAGTAAAGTGGGTGACAGCATCCAGGAAATACTTTTCGTGGTGACCATCCACGAGGCAAGCCTACGCAAGCAGAATTTTGGACAGGTTCGCAGCTCTTACATTCGCATCGTTGACCAGGGAAACGGTTCGGAAATCGCCAAGTATGAGCTGGGCGAAGACTTCTCGATTGAAACCGGTGTAGAATTTGGCCGGCTCTATCGCCGCGACAACAAATGGCGCTTCGAGGCCTCTGGCATTGGCTACAAGGAAGAACTGGCTTTCTTCCTTGGCAAATATTACTCGGGCCAGATTATCAACTAG
- a CDS encoding TerD family protein produces MAINLVKGQTIDLRKNAQGESFDLSTVTIGLGWDVRGGGGEAYDLDASALMLNGSGKLAGINDVVYFGNLKHASGNAWSNGDNLTGAGAGDDEQLVVKLDAMGSQFDKIVFMVNIYQGRTRGQHFGMVQNAFIRAVDKNGKEIVKYSLSGDGTYNNMCSVIFGEVYRREGSWKFRALGEALPVDSLNDVIKNYQ; encoded by the coding sequence ATGGCTATCAATCTAGTTAAAGGTCAAACGATTGACCTTCGGAAAAATGCTCAAGGGGAGTCCTTTGATTTATCCACTGTGACTATCGGCCTTGGCTGGGATGTACGCGGTGGTGGGGGCGAAGCTTATGATTTGGACGCTTCCGCCCTCATGCTCAATGGCAGTGGCAAGCTGGCTGGAATCAATGACGTGGTGTATTTCGGCAACCTCAAACACGCTTCCGGTAACGCCTGGTCCAATGGCGACAACCTGACCGGAGCTGGAGCTGGTGACGACGAGCAACTGGTGGTTAAGCTGGATGCCATGGGCTCACAATTTGATAAGATTGTGTTCATGGTCAATATCTACCAGGGGCGGACCCGTGGCCAGCACTTTGGCATGGTCCAAAATGCCTTCATCCGGGCTGTAGACAAGAACGGTAAGGAGATTGTGAAGTACAGCCTGTCGGGCGACGGTACCTACAACAACATGTGTTCCGTGATTTTTGGCGAAGTCTACCGCCGCGAGGGCAGCTGGAAATTCCGGGCCCTGGGCGAAGCGCTACCAGTGGATAGCCTGAACGACGTCATCAAAAATTACCAATAG